The Saccharopolyspora gloriosae genome has a segment encoding these proteins:
- the kdpA gene encoding potassium-transporting ATPase subunit KdpA, protein MSTFAVGTAQFGLLVLALAAVHRPFGDHMARAYTDDRHWRVERRLYRLLRVDGDSGQSWTTYAAAVLGFSFVSVVLLYLLQRSQAWLPLNFGRGAVEPAMAFNTAVSFVTNTNWQSYVPEQALGHTVQLAGLTVQNFLSAAVGMAVAVALVRGFSRSGTDRIGNFWVDLTRGVVRILLPVAAVAAVLLVALGAVMSFAPGLHAVGLDGRPHTIATAPVASQEAIKVLGTNGGGVLNANSAHPFANPGGFSDLVQVFLILLIPTCLTRTFGTMVGDRRQGRALLAVMGGLLAAMLAIAWWAEAHPNGPAALAAGAATEGKETRFGTYLSALFAVVTTGTSTGAVNSAHDSLTGLGGGVALLNMLLGEVAPGGAGAGLYGILVLSVLAVFLAGLMVGRTPEYLGKKLGRREITAAALSILVMPTLVLLGAGTAIALPATSAAMANSGAHGLSEVLYAYASAANNNGSAFAGLTATGDFFQVTLALAMLFGRFVPIMAVLMLAGTLARQRRVPATAGTLPTTGPLFAGLLTGTVVLVAALTFLPALALGPIAEALA, encoded by the coding sequence ATGTCCACCTTCGCTGTCGGGACGGCCCAGTTCGGCCTCCTCGTCCTCGCCCTCGCGGCGGTCCACCGGCCGTTCGGCGACCACATGGCGCGCGCGTACACCGACGACCGGCATTGGCGAGTGGAACGGCGCCTCTACCGCCTGCTGCGCGTGGACGGCGACTCCGGCCAGAGCTGGACGACCTACGCCGCCGCCGTGCTCGGCTTCTCGTTCGTCTCGGTCGTGCTGCTGTACCTGCTGCAGCGGTCGCAAGCGTGGCTGCCGTTGAACTTCGGGCGCGGAGCCGTCGAGCCCGCGATGGCGTTCAACACCGCCGTCAGCTTCGTGACCAACACGAACTGGCAGTCCTACGTGCCGGAGCAGGCGCTCGGCCACACCGTCCAGCTGGCCGGGCTCACCGTGCAGAACTTCCTGTCCGCCGCGGTCGGCATGGCCGTGGCCGTCGCGCTGGTGCGCGGGTTCAGCCGCTCCGGCACCGACCGCATCGGGAACTTCTGGGTGGACCTGACCAGGGGAGTGGTGCGGATCCTGCTGCCCGTCGCGGCGGTGGCGGCGGTGCTGCTGGTCGCGCTGGGCGCGGTGATGAGCTTCGCACCGGGCCTGCACGCGGTGGGCCTGGACGGCCGGCCGCACACGATCGCCACCGCGCCGGTCGCGAGCCAGGAGGCCATCAAGGTGCTCGGCACCAACGGTGGCGGCGTGCTCAACGCGAACTCGGCGCACCCGTTCGCGAACCCCGGTGGCTTCAGCGACCTGGTGCAGGTCTTCCTGATCCTGCTCATCCCGACCTGCCTGACCCGCACCTTCGGCACGATGGTCGGCGACCGCCGGCAGGGCCGGGCGTTGCTGGCCGTGATGGGCGGGCTGCTCGCTGCGATGCTCGCGATCGCGTGGTGGGCGGAGGCGCACCCGAACGGTCCGGCCGCACTGGCCGCCGGTGCGGCGACGGAAGGCAAGGAAACCCGCTTCGGGACGTACTTGTCCGCCCTGTTCGCCGTCGTCACCACCGGTACTTCGACGGGCGCGGTGAACTCGGCGCACGACAGCCTCACCGGTCTCGGCGGCGGCGTCGCGCTGCTAAACATGCTGCTCGGCGAGGTCGCGCCCGGCGGAGCGGGAGCGGGGCTCTACGGGATCCTGGTGCTGTCCGTACTCGCCGTGTTCCTGGCCGGGCTGATGGTCGGGCGCACACCGGAGTACCTGGGCAAGAAGCTCGGCCGCCGCGAGATCACCGCCGCCGCGCTGTCGATCCTGGTGATGCCCACGCTGGTGCTGCTCGGCGCCGGGACCGCGATCGCGCTGCCCGCGACGTCGGCGGCGATGGCGAACTCCGGCGCGCACGGCCTGTCCGAGGTCCTCTACGCCTACGCCTCGGCGGCCAACAACAACGGCAGCGCGTTCGCCGGGCTCACCGCCACCGGCGACTTCTTCCAGGTGACGTTGGCGCTGGCCATGCTGTTCGGCCGATTCGTGCCGATCATGGCGGTCCTGATGCTCGCGGGCACGCTCGCTCGGCAGCGGCGCGTCCCGGCCACCGCCGGAACCCTGCCGACCACGGGTCCGCTGTTCGCAGGCCTGCTCACCGGCACCGTCGTCCTCGTCGCCGCGCTGACGTTCTTGCCCGCGCTGGCGCTCGGCCCGATCGCGGAGGCATTGGCATGA
- the kdpF gene encoding K(+)-transporting ATPase subunit F, with protein MIALVANIAGGVLALLLIAFLFVALIRPEKF; from the coding sequence GTGATCGCCCTCGTGGCCAACATCGCGGGCGGCGTACTCGCGTTGCTGCTCATCGCGTTCCTGTTCGTCGCCCTGATCAGGCCGGAGAAGTTCTGA